The window AATCCctcccaaaatataaaaaataagattgtattttctattgttttatatttaatttgaacAAGGAATACAATCAATATCTCCTTATCcagatgctttctttttttaagattgtatcAAATGGTGATGACCAggggcttgacttggggtggtcaaCAGGCAATAATAATACAGTGTGAAGTGATGTAGAATTGTgcccttgaaacctgtataattttttaaaccagtgtcacaaaatacatacaaaaaataagcaaacaaacaaaaatatcaatgaaGATAGCACCCACGGTAGTGCTATCTTCCAAATGTCCAGACTGGCAGTTTTCATTTCAAATGATTATTCACAGATCAGCAACTAGGTATTATATGTATCTATTAAAAGGAGAATAAGAATTACATGAATAATTTGActagaatttgttttgttttatgtcctaaaGCTGTGATTTAAAAACTTGATTTGTCAGAATTTGAACAGAAGAATCAGGGAAGGAACTGAGTATACTTCTTTCGTTTTAGCTTATCAAAGCCCCGGAGCCTGAGGAGTGGAGTTACTGTGCTTCACCACTATGAGAAGAAACAAATCttaagtgaaaaatataaacaaagtgcCTAAACTGAACAATTCTGTGTTGAATATCTTTAGGAGTCTTCCAGAAGACATAATATGTCAACTATTGAATTTTGAGTCTCATTATCTATTTTGATGGCTTAATGTGAATGCTTTGCTAAATCAAAATATTACTGTGTTCCATAAGGCTCATCTGTTTATTGTGCCATCATTGTGGAATAAAGGCAGGCAAATTGTGTTAACAAGATTTAAGTCTTGTTGCAGTCTTAACCGGTATGGTAATAAATCATAGTGATTTGTTTTTCAACTgtctttttttcccaaagaaatttaaattctttgtaaTGATTACTTTTGTGGGAAGTTTTTCATCTTAATTATTGCAGCTGAAGATTGAGTCAGGAAGTGGGAATGTGACATGACTGAATAATCACACACAGACATGTAAAAACATTTGCAGAAATCATGAGGTTCATATTTGGTTTCTTTTCATAAGAGAAGGCAAACTATTTTGCATACATGcatctatttttaacattagCCTATGGAAAAACAAAGCTTATGTTCTTCTTTCTATAAAGcaaccatcattttttttttcatcttgaaCTGTATCAAAGGTCTTTCCCAATATCTATTTTGGAAAACCTAGACTGTGGATTCTCAGCCAAATCCTGGAATCAAAATAGGTCATGAAATCCTTTACCCTCCAGCTCCAAAGTAGCTTTTTCTATCAGGCACAATGGGGGAAACAGGTCAGTTTGTCACCTTGCAGTTAAAAGCGATCAACTTTAGGTTCCAAGATTACTTAAATACTCTGACAAGAAATGGCTTGATCCTTTCAgcccaccctctctcctcctcaaGTTTACAGCTTGTCCTCAGTTCTATGCTTGTCCTGTAGATGTATATTCAGCAATAACTAGCCTAAGATCTCCCATCCAGGAATTTTGCACAAATAAATGTTAAGCTGATATCCCAATTACTCTTCTAAGGCTTCTAGAGATTTGCTGGTCAATGAAATGATTTGTAGCTCTTTAATTATGTGCAACCCAAGGGTAAGTACCTGGATAGTGTTCTGATATTATCATAGATGCAAATTCCTTATATGTCTCAGAAACCTACGGTACTTCTGTGGgagaaaaaaacactaaatattttttactataacaTTGATCCCTAAAATCAAGATTTGTATATAATTACTCTAGTTTATACATGTAAATGATAATTGGAGTAAAATGGCAGTCATCAAGTCTTTAATACAATAGCCAGTTTTACATATAAACTTTATTAGTGAGTAGTTTAAACTAGATGATCTCTGAGATTTCTCCTAgcactaacattttaaaaaaatttattgattgcttttaaagagagagaaagggggaagagagagagagagagacacagagagaggaatatcaattagttcctgtatgtgccctgaccaaggatcaaaccagcaacctctgcacattgcgaggacattctaaccaactgcgCTATCTGCCCAGCGCTTCCAGCACTGACTTTTAAAGCTTTGTATGAACATTCACAGAGAGGGAAGACACAGTTCAATGGATCATCTGCTGTCCTATAACTTGCATTCATCAGTCCAGGTTCTGACCTGTGCAACAGTTAAGATTATTTCCTTCAAATATTAAAAGACAACTTAACATTCTTCCTATGTGTTGCCTTCTGTAAGTAAAACTTAACAATACTCATACCAAACTATGTCATGGCTTCATAACTGTGTTATGTATGTTGACCACTTCTCTTTAAATTGCATCACAAATCATGAAGAACATTGGAACTAGAGCCTTCTTTGATCTGGATGTGGTGCTCTTATTAAAGCAGCCTATGTTTGCATTAGCTGGTCTACCGCCTTATAATAAAAGTGAGGTTCGGTTCACACATTTGTATCAACATCACCAATGTTTGTTAGCTATGCAAAATTTGAGCTCCATCACATATCAGCTGAATCAGAAGCTGAATTTAACAAGCCTCCTAATGATTCATGTCCATATTAAAGTTTGATAAACATTGATGGGTTAGTTACCCAAATGTTGGTGTACATTGAGCTTATGGTCAATTATAACCACTAGCTATTTAAAAACCAGAGCAATAAACTCCTTTGCTGTCTTCTGGAAAAGAAATGTATGATATTACATTGTATGGCTGTCAGTAAATATGTGTGCTGCTGCTAGCCACCCTTTCTTGAagctctttcattttttccccccagtaAGCCTGTCTCCTTGATTGTCTTCCATAATTTGAGCATTTCCTCTCAGTCTCCTGTGTTGACTTATGTCTACCTATTCTTGGTTTTTTATGTGCTTTTCCTGACTCAAGCACTTCCACGGCTTCAACAACCACTCATATACTGGTCCTTTCACACTCCGTAACTCCAAGCCTGCTCTTCTTTCTTAGTTCCAGTTCAGTTCAACTGAACATCTACCTGAATGTTTTGTAAATGAAAGTTGAATGGAACCTACTCCCTCTCTCATACCTCTGTTAGTTAATAGTATCTACCAAGTTAGTAACTTGGGAATAATCCTAAAATTCTGTCTCCCACCCCATTATACATCTTATCAACCACCTAACTATCAATTTCATTGTTGAGTTGACACTTTCTGTGTCCACTCTCACTGCCTCAGTTCAGATCAGCATTGTTTCTCAAGCTTAATTATTAATCTCttgattgatctttttttttttgggggggggtagtgctattatcatttttttacaaAAGTTTATTAAATATACAACAAGTTTCAAGACAACACTACATTCTAACTAGAGGTGGCAAGAGATGTTATGACAGGAAATCCAGATGTTCAAACAGGAATGGAATTAAGGATCACCATTGCCCCAGGCTCAAGGAACAGTTCATTTTTTGCCCGATTTCTTAATTCCACCTGTGGCTAGGGGGCCCTTCCCCACAGCCTTCGCTTTTAGCTCCTCAAATTTCTTTTGCTCCTCTTTTTGCTTCTGCTTGAATGCTTTATCTTCTTCGTCCATCTCCTTGGCCTGTTTCTTGGGCAGCTTCACGGGCTTCTTCTTGCCACCTTTGTGGCCAACCATGGCGCCTGCTGCTCCTTCCCTCTTAATTGATCTTTCCTTTTGCCCATTATTACTCTCTCTGCACTACCGCTCTCCCTTCTGTAGCCCGTTCTCCTAACTTACACAGAAGACTTATTTCTATAAAGATACACATAAAACacatcttttctctcactttctcaaaAAACTCCCATGTCACATCCTGATCACACAGCGCTATGGTGATCCTGGTCCTGGCACTCTACTGAATGTACCTTTTTAGTTGCTTTGTCCCCCATGCAGTCCCTCAGTTTAGTCCCTTCAACAATTGCCATTTATTCTGActtaaaagcttttcttttcctttattgcaAAAACCTACTCACCCTTCTGGGCCTTGCTGaactgtcacttctcctgtaatgctttcacagctttttaatacttttattaagTGTATGCTTTATACACGGCCTTACACAACAGTTGTATTGTTTTGCAGGATTCTGGCATCAGCTCTCGGTTCTGGCACTGATGGCACGACCATTGGCTATTTATTACTCATGCTGATTCTCCACTTTTCTCAAGTGTAATCCAGGAGAGCAGAGGACCACTGCTGAGATTAGTTTACAGAAATAAGGTGTTAAGTGGAGTGACTGGTACACAGTAACTGTTAACTAATCTTTGTGCCTCAGAGGCACCTGCAACTATTATATTAGACATATTCTCCCCTTAGCAGATTGTGGCCAACCTCAAAGAGGTATGGTCTTACTTTATGCATAACATTTGCAGCTAGTAATTAGCCTACCATAGTTTAGGCACTATGTTTGTTGAGGTCAGATCCTCCTCAAACATTATGTTGTGCCTTGGCGCCTATTTAGAATCTACATAAGTAAAACATTTCCAGACCCCTTAGATACCATAGTCATGTATAGCATGGTTCAGGAGTGTGttccttttgatctttttttctttatccaaatCATCCCTTTCTCTTATGGTTCTTTAAACTCAATATACCCTTGCATTTCCACGCTCTCTCTTCAGTATCATTGTACTCATTTTTGTCAGTCATCAATTGTTTCTCAATGCTCCACTAATTCAATACTCGTTTTGTTTCTTATTCACATTCTGTGTATTTAAGTATAGGTATTTCAGTCATAAAGATGCCGTGTTCCTGGGCACTTGACCCACTGAACTTTTTTCTAAGCCATACTTATACCTTTCAAGGTTTTCTGTTAAATCTCGTGCTTCCTCACATTGCAGCTCTTCACCAGTGTTGCCAGACCACCTGCCAAAGATCCCTTCCAGTACTTATAAAAGGTACATATATCCACATGTAGCTTGAGATAGATTTCCTAAGAACTATTAAGATGAAGATCGAAGAAACTCAATTtctccatggagataaattaCCCATCCTACATCtcaacaggatttttttttaaatttttttttttttttagattttatttattcattatagagaggaagagagagagagagagaagggggcaggagcaggaagcatcaactcccatatgcgccttgaccaggcaagcccagggtttcgaaccggcaacctcagtgtttccaggttgacgctttatccactgcgccaccacaggtcaggccacaacaggattttttatttcagactttattttttattgataatgTGATATTGAAAAGGTACTGTTTCAAAACTGCTTCTTTCTGAgtatcattttattatatctttccaTAAAAATAAGTTGGTTTGGTAAGTATCTTTGAAATTGCAAtgtaaattaatggaaaaataggGTTCAATTATAGATTTTTCTCAGAAAATCAACATAGCTCTCAATAGAATGTGACCCTCTTCTAAAATTGTAGTACAGAAATCTGCTTGTGTATGTTAGTACTTTAGAGCAAGGGCTCTTAGACTCAGGTCTCTAGATGCACTTGAAATTATCTGTCAACTTTACGATGCTGTATGTGGACAGTTTATAAACACAAATATTGGTTCTTTTGACCTTGTGACAAAAAACAGTGTGACTTTTGTCACACTGTCAAAAGACTTGatacaaaaaacattttaagaattagTGACACCATATATAGAGAAAACTAGAAGGCAAACAATGAGGTAATGATTTTTACAATTCTGAATTTCTGAAGAATAGTGATAGGAACAAGCCTAAATCTGTGGTTACAGCATCTGGTCGGCTTGGTATGCCAGACAAGGCCACACAGCGGGGAGTAGGATGTTTTACTTAGAGATCATCTCTTTTATCAGCTCTGTGGTCATTAGCTTGTATTTTTAGTTTCAGTGAAAGCAGTCCCTCCAAACCAGAGCCTGTGGGAATCAGGCAAGCAGCCTAACTACATGTAAAATGTAAAGTTCAAGCCTGCTTCGACGCAAGGTGAATTTGACTTACAGAACTACAGGAAGATTCTCATGGATTAAGTTGCCAGATGTATGTCAGTGATAATTactcagaaagaaaacagaaccttcTTTGATGAAATTATGGGAGAGATGACAGAGAGTACAACAAAAGCTTAAGCACATTAACCTCTGGTCAATTTTGGACTCACCTCCAACATTGCGACCACCTAAATTTTACATACTGAGACTCTTTCCTTCCAGCTTCTCCAAATCCTAAGAAAGTAACCATGTGCTCAGAGAAAAACCATATGGCTCAGGCAACATTGTCCAGATTGAGAATAGcataaaataggaaaagaattCTTGCCTGGAACATGACCTCTAtagtttttttaacttcttagtaAGTTGTGTCCCTGATGTTGTGTTTTTAACTTAGAATTTGGCTTCTCATTTGTTCCAAAGAGTACACTCACATCCTTCATATCATTCAAACACAAACTTTACCTGTGATATTTCATTTTCCAACATATGAAGCATATGTGACAACAGCAAGAAGAGTCTACTTTGATCAAGCCAACCACTAAGTGCAAATTTCAGACTTTTGATTagattttattcaataaaatatttttcctaatgtTAACTCTTGGCATAATTCTTTCCTATATCTCTTATGAATTTGGCTTCATTATGTTAAAAcattccctttactttttttccctttactttttgTTATTAATGCTGTATAATGAACATATTtccatgttattatatttttataatttaattggtTTTATCATATTCCAATGCATGGATATACCATGTTTggttaaagttttatttctttttttaaagttttatttataactttCTGTTATTATGTGAACACTTTTGACACATGAAtatcagtatatttttataatttaattggtTTTATCATATTCCAATGCATGAATATACCATATTtgattaaagttttatttctttttttaaagttttatttataactttCTGTTATTATGTGAACACTTTTGACACATGACACTCTATTGATGAATTAATTCTTATAATGAGTATAATGGTGGttgattaatatttattataaattttagcaAAACATATGTATTATTGCAGCAAAACATATGTATTATTCACTGGTAATAATAATGATACAAAAATGCAGGtagttttttcaaaaaacaagatGTCTTTATTTTACTGAGTATTTTATCAGTccaagctattttctttttttttttttcttttaatttattgatttcaggaagacaggaagggaaagagaaagaaagagagacaaaaatatcgatctcttcctgtatgtgctctgactggggattgaacttgcaacctctgtgcttcaagatgaTACTcttactaactgagctatccagctagagcCAGGCTATGTTCTTTATAGGCAGAAACCCCTTTTCGACAGCTTGACTTGTACACAAAGTCAGGACAATATCAAGGAGGCAGTAAAAGTTGTTTGAACTTTCTGAGGGTCTTAATTACACAAAGATTCAATCTATgtcataagtttatttttaaaataaatttataataagtGCATAATCCACGTTTCTTGTATGCAGAATGTCAGCTGAGATACATGATTGTCTGTTTTGTCTCATAATAATGCTTTAGTTCAAGTATATAACTTACTATGCTTCAGGTTTATTTTGCTAATTGTTAAATTGacagtttttattattgttttaataaaattggATCAATTGTTTGATGATATGTGTCACTTTTGTCATATGCAATAGTCCCCCCCTTATTCGCAGGGCATACATCCCAAGACCCCTATGGATATCTAAACCATGCATAGTATCGAACgctatatacacatttttttccaatacatacatacctatgacaaagtataatttataaattaagcacagtaagagattaacaacaataactaatagtaaaatagaacaattataaaaatacaccATAATAAAAGTTAGGTAAACATGGAATTAGGAAAATAAAGGTCACTTGCCCACAACTGTTGATTTGATAATCAAAATGACTGATTTGTAACTAATGGACAGAAAGCATATATGACATAAAGGTGCTAAACAAAGGGATTATTCATGTGTCAGGCAGGATAGAGAGGGATGATGCAAGATTTTATCACACTTCTCACAATCCTGTGCAATTTAAAATTTGTGagctgtttatttctggaattttccatataatattttaaagattgtgTGTTGACCGCAGGTAactaaaactatagaaaacaaaATCATGGATAAGGTGGAAAACTATAGTAGTAAATACTTAGCATTATTATAGGAGCAAAACTACATGTAATTTCTTTAAAGttcattgaaattattttctttttctatgtcatgtaaaaaattaattctgtgaTTTTGTAGCTTTTGTAGACCTAATCTACAGAGTCATACTAAAGACTCACAACATAAACTTAAAGAAGCTATCATAGCTTAACAGAGGAGAATTGTAAAAGCTCAAAGAGAATGAGGAAAATGATGGTTTAAATCACAATGAGAAACAGACACTGGCTGTGAAATATTCTCTTCTAAATCTTGACAAATTTGAattcatagtttttgtttgtttgtttgtttttacagagacagcgagagagtcagagagagggatagacagagacagacagacaggaacggagagatgagaagcatcaatcgttagttttttgttgcgcattgcgacaccttacttgttcattgattactttctcatatgtgccttgaccgggggccttcagcaaaccgagtaatcccttgctcgagccagtgccctgagtccaagctggtgagctttttgctcaaaccagatgagcttgcgctcaagctgtagacttcggggtctcaaacctgggtcctcagcatcccagtctgatgctctgtccactgcgccaccgcctgatcagactGTTATGTTTTTAATGCCAAGGAAATCTCAGTATTTTTCACAGGTTGCAGTGAGGAATGCAGGCTATATTATGATCTTGTGGATTTACTAACATTCCTTTCATAGAAACAGACCAGGTACACATACATGGGCATGCATGCACAAACATACGctctcatacatacacacaacatGCATATATATACGTATGCTCACCCTATTAAATGTGCATAGTGTGAAGTCTAGAAAGCAGAAATTTAATATAGAATATGCTTTCTAAAAGTACTAAATACGTTTTGGAATTGTGTCTGACATTTGAACATTCAATACATGTTATTGACTGgatgaataaatatttgaataattaaaatagtaacaaaaaactgaaaatgttatgagagtttagaattttaaatactCAAGTAGATAAAGTATATACTCTAAAAACATTCACATTCTTAAAAAATGGAGAAGCAGGAAGATTCTTCTTGAGC is drawn from Saccopteryx leptura isolate mSacLep1 chromosome 1, mSacLep1_pri_phased_curated, whole genome shotgun sequence and contains these coding sequences:
- the LOC136389155 gene encoding translation machinery-associated protein 7-like is translated as MVGHKGGKKKPVKLPKKQAKEMDEEDKAFKQKQKEEQKKFEELKAKAVGKGPLATGGIKKSGKK